Part of the Chiloscyllium plagiosum isolate BGI_BamShark_2017 unplaced genomic scaffold, ASM401019v2 scaf_62504, whole genome shotgun sequence genome, CCTCTGAGCTCTCTCTCTGATCTCTGTCTCTGAGCTCTCTGCCTCTGAgctctctctctgatctctctctctgatctctgTCTTTGCGCTCTATCTCTGAGCTCTCTCtctttgatctctctctctctgatctctgCCTCTGAGCTCTGTTTCTGAGCTCTGTCTCTCAGCTCTCTCTCTGATCTCTGTCTCTGAACTCTGtctctgagctctctctctctctgatctctctctgatctctctctgagctctgtctctgatctctctctgtctgagctctctctctgatctctctctctgagctctctCTCTGATCTCTGTCTCTGCGCTCTGtctctgagctctctctctctctgatctctctctgatctctctctctgatctctctccctctctctctctctctctgatctctctctctgatctctctccctctctgatctctctctctgatatctctctctctgagc contains:
- the LOC122545810 gene encoding histone-lysine N-methyltransferase, H3 lysine-79 specific-like; protein product: EIRERAQTERDQRQSSERDQREIRERESSETEELRGRDQRESSERESSQRESSERESSE